The following is a genomic window from Thiomicrorhabdus sp..
GCAGCAAGAGTGTATTTTAAATGTGCGTTCATTTTGGAAGCTTCCTTGTATTGGTTTCGTCAGGCGGAGCGTCGCTGCCCGGCGTGTAAGTTAATCAAAGTTATTTGACCGCGATTTTAATACCGAGCTGGTTTTGCTGTTGACGGGCTTTTTTCTGATCCAGATAATTTTTGCCGGCAATTAATAATCCGAGGCCGATAAAAGCCCCGGGAGGCAGAACGGCCAGCAAGACGCCTTGGTAATCGTCACCGAAATGCAGCGTCCAGCTGCGGGCACTTTCGCCGAACATTAAATAAGCTTGATCGAACAGGGTTCCGTTACCGATCAGTTCCCGTAAACCGCCTAAGACCACCAGTACCAGTAAAAAACCGAGCCCCATAAAAAAACCGTCGACCAGCGCCTTGTCGACCGAGTGTTTGGAAGCGTAGGCTTCCGCACGCCCAAGGATGGCGCAGTTAGTCACGATTAACGGGATAAAGATACCGAGAATGGTGTGCAGGTTATGGAAATAAGCGTTCATCAGCAAGTCGATAATGGTGACCGCTGTGGCAATGATTGCGATGAATACCGGGATGCGGATTTCATCGGAAACCTGAGAGCGGATCAGCGACACCAGCGCATTGGAAACCAACAGAACGAGCAGGGTTGCCAGTCCGAGTCCGAGTCCGTTAATGACGTTATTGGAAACCGCCAGCAGCGGACACAGGCCGAGCAGAGCAACCAACGCCTGATTATTCTGCCAGAGACCTTTTTGCATCAGATTACGGTATTCCGGCCAGACGGAAGGTTTTTGAACTGCTTCGGTGTTTGGCACGGTTTGCGTTGTAGTGTCACTCATACAGCTTCTCTCCCGATTGATTGACAAACATCAGGCCTTGTTTGACAGCCTGTACCACCGCACGCGGTGTAATGGTCGCCCCGGTGAATTGATCGAAATCGCCGCCGTCTTTTTTGACCGCCCAGCGGGGAAGATTGTCGTCACGCAGGCTTCGGCCGTTAAAGCTCAGAATCCAGGTATGTTTGCTTAATTCGATTTTATCTCCCAGACCGGGTGTTTCGGCATGTTGCAGAACACGGACGCCGGAGATGCGTCCGTCCGGCAAAACGCCCATCAGCAGCTTGATTTTCCCACTGTAGCCGTTGGGAGCGATACAGGTGAAAATCACTCCGCTTGCATGCCCTTGAAAGCGCGCCCGGTAAACAATGACCGGTTCGCTGCTGCCAAGCAATTGCAGGTCGTGTTGATTGCGAATAGTCAGTTGATCCTTGAGCGGGTCATTGTCGTATAAGCTGGGCGGCAGCACCTGATTGAAGGTTGCCAGCATCGTTTGTTTCTGCGCCTCTTTGATCGGCGGTTCGGTCAGATGACGTACGCCGAGCAACAATAGCACGCTGATTCCGACAAACAGGCTCAACTTGGCGGCCGAGCGCAGCATGGTTTTTAGCAGAGGGGATGGCGTGAGACGATCTTGCATGTTTGCGATTCCTAACGTCTGTGGCCGAATACGCGCGGCTGGGTATATTGATCAATCAACGGAACGGCGATGTTCATCAACAGAATGGCAAACGCCAGACCGTCCGGGAAAGCGCCCCAGTTACGAATGACATACACCAGGACGCCGATTCCACAGGCGTAGATAAAACGTCCTGTCGGGGTGGTGCTGGCAGTAACCGGATCGGTAATGATAAAG
Proteins encoded in this region:
- a CDS encoding RnfABCDGE type electron transport complex subunit D, with amino-acid sequence MIGGMWMLYSRTIRWQFPVGFLGSLALMAWIFHSIDPNTYPPVDFVLLTGGTMLAAFFIITDPVTASTTPTGRFIYACGIGVLVYVIRNWGAFPDGLAFAILLMNIAVPLIDQYTQPRVFGHRR
- a CDS encoding electron transport complex subunit E, which produces MSDTTTQTVPNTEAVQKPSVWPEYRNLMQKGLWQNNQALVALLGLCPLLAVSNNVINGLGLGLATLLVLLVSNALVSLIRSQVSDEIRIPVFIAIIATAVTIIDLLMNAYFHNLHTILGIFIPLIVTNCAILGRAEAYASKHSVDKALVDGFFMGLGFLLVLVVLGGLRELIGNGTLFDQAYLMFGESARSWTLHFGDDYQGVLLAVLPPGAFIGLGLLIAGKNYLDQKKARQQQNQLGIKIAVK
- the rsxG gene encoding electron transport complex subunit RsxG, coding for MQDRLTPSPLLKTMLRSAAKLSLFVGISVLLLLGVRHLTEPPIKEAQKQTMLATFNQVLPPSLYDNDPLKDQLTIRNQHDLQLLGSSEPVIVYRARFQGHASGVIFTCIAPNGYSGKIKLLMGVLPDGRISGVRVLQHAETPGLGDKIELSKHTWILSFNGRSLRDDNLPRWAVKKDGGDFDQFTGATITPRAVVQAVKQGLMFVNQSGEKLYE